The following coding sequences are from one Lolium rigidum isolate FL_2022 chromosome 6, APGP_CSIRO_Lrig_0.1, whole genome shotgun sequence window:
- the LOC124663979 gene encoding BTB/POZ and MATH domain-containing protein 2-like: MSILLSASTCTVESEQGEHLFKILDHSLHRGMGVGHYIQSSCFTVGGHEWCIRYYPDGRDGPTEDNKDAITLVLELVEMDPNEERARVSCTISIFDWRTKRFSSLVAFTEKFSNADCLVTRTIDRATVEASDYVVDDRLTLKCAMTVIKEPYVLEDHIEVPPSDITEQLGKLLDAKEGADVTFEVQGEELPAHKLVLAMRSPVFKALLYGPMKEKDSNRVIIDDMQPAIFKVLLHFIYTDSLPPKMDDDLEGDDKKEVTRHLLVAADRYAMERLKLMCENILCKDLDAESVATVLALADQHSCSGLKDACIRFIASCTKIDDVVASRGYIQLKRSCPDSVMEMWETACKLRKI, from the coding sequence ATGTCGATCTtgctgagcgcatcgacgtgcacAGTGGAGTCGGAGCAGGGCGAGCACTTGTTCAAGATACTCGATCACAGCCTTCACAGGGGCATGGGCGTCGGCCACTACATCCAGTCGTCATGCTTCACTGTTGGCGGCCATGAGTGGTGCATCCGCTATTACCCGGACGGACGTGACGGACCTACGGAAGATAACAAGGACGCCATAACACTCGTTCTGGAGCTGGTCGAAATGGACCCGAACGAAGAACGGGCGCGGGTATCCTGCACAATCAGCATCTTCGACTGGAGGACCAAGCGGTTCtcttcgttggtggccttcacGGAGAAATTTTCCAATGCAGACTGCCTTGTCACGCGCACCATAGACAGGGCCACGGTGGAAGCATCGGACTATGTTGTTGACGATCGTCTCACTCTCAAATGCGCCATGACCGTCATCAAGGAGCCGTATGTTTTGGAGGACCATATCGAGGTGCCACCGTCCGACATCACGGAGCAACTCGGGAAGCTGCTAGATGCAAAGGAGGGCGCAGATGTGACGTTCGAGGTCCAAGGAGAGGAACTCCCCGCCCACAAGCTCGTGCTAGCGATGCGGTCGCCGGTTTTCAAGGCTCTGCTCTACGGGCCGATGAAGGAGAAGGACTCAAACCGGGTCATCATTGATGATATGCAGCCTGCCATCTTCAAGGTTTTGCTCCACTTCATCTATACCGATTCGTTACCTCCCAAGATGGACGACGACTTGGAGGGAGACGATAAGAAAGAGGTGACACGACACCTGCTTGTGGCTGCGGATCGTTATGCCATGGAAAGGCTGAAGCTTATGTGCGAAAACATCCTTTGCAAAGACCTCGATGCTGAGTCTGTTGCAACTGTATTGGCTTTAGCCGATCAGCATAGTTGTTCCGGACTAAAAGATGCTtgcattcgatttattgcttcttGTACTAAAATAGATGATGTGGTGGCAAGCAGAGGGTACATTCAGCTGAAGAGATCTTGTCCGGATAGTGTAATGGAAATGTGGGAAACAGCATGTAAACTCCGCAAAATCTAG